One genomic window of Micromonospora sp. WMMD1128 includes the following:
- a CDS encoding phospho-sugar mutase: MAADTTDLDDLRVRAERWLADDPDPADRDELRAVLDGLPGTAAELADRFAGPLTFGTAGLRGPLRAGPNGMNLAVVTQAAAGLVGWLAAQGGEGPLVIGYDARRGSRAFAERTAQVATGAGRPALLLPRPLPTPVLAFAVRQLGAVAGVMVTASHNPPQDNGYKVYLGARLGGELGAGAQIVPPADAGIEAAIRAVGPLAQVPLGPPGQVLGDDVVAAYVDRAAAVVDPAGPRDLRVAYTPLHGVGAAVLTAAFARAGFGVPGVVPEQAEADPAFPTVAFPNPEEPGAVDLLVALADRTGADLAIANDPDADRCAVVVRDGGSWRMLRGDEVGALLADHLMRRGVTGLYATTIVSSSLLRAMATARGMPYDETLTGFKWIVRAGGGHEPLVYGYEEALGYCVAPEHVRDKDGITAALTVAELAAGLKAQGRTLTDRLDELAAEFGVHHTDQLSVRVDDLRVIAEAMARIRAATPTALLGHPVTEASDRLPDADVVTLRTEAARVVIRPSGTEPKLKAYLEVVEPVTGGDVPAARQRARVAVAELRTEIATALAL, encoded by the coding sequence ATGGCGGCGGACACCACTGACCTTGACGACCTTCGCGTGCGAGCCGAGCGCTGGCTCGCCGACGACCCCGACCCGGCCGACCGGGACGAGCTGCGCGCCGTCCTCGACGGGCTGCCCGGCACGGCCGCCGAGCTGGCCGACCGCTTCGCCGGCCCGCTGACCTTCGGCACCGCCGGGCTGCGCGGCCCGCTGCGCGCCGGCCCCAACGGGATGAACCTCGCCGTGGTCACCCAGGCCGCGGCCGGGCTGGTCGGCTGGCTCGCCGCCCAGGGCGGCGAGGGCCCGCTGGTGATCGGGTACGACGCGCGGCGCGGCTCGCGGGCGTTCGCCGAGCGCACCGCGCAGGTGGCCACCGGCGCCGGCCGGCCCGCGCTGCTGCTGCCCCGCCCGCTGCCCACACCGGTGCTGGCGTTCGCGGTGCGGCAACTCGGCGCCGTCGCCGGAGTGATGGTCACCGCCAGCCACAACCCGCCCCAGGACAACGGCTACAAGGTCTACCTGGGCGCGCGGCTCGGCGGCGAGCTGGGCGCGGGCGCACAGATCGTGCCACCCGCCGACGCCGGCATCGAGGCGGCCATCCGTGCGGTCGGCCCGCTGGCGCAGGTGCCGCTCGGCCCACCCGGCCAGGTGCTCGGCGACGACGTGGTCGCCGCGTACGTGGACCGGGCCGCCGCGGTGGTCGACCCGGCCGGGCCGCGCGACCTGCGGGTGGCGTACACGCCGCTGCACGGGGTGGGCGCGGCGGTGCTGACCGCCGCGTTCGCCCGGGCCGGCTTCGGAGTGCCCGGCGTGGTGCCCGAGCAGGCCGAGGCGGACCCGGCGTTCCCGACCGTCGCCTTCCCCAACCCGGAGGAGCCGGGCGCGGTGGACCTGCTCGTCGCGTTGGCCGACCGCACCGGCGCGGACCTGGCGATCGCCAACGACCCGGACGCGGACCGCTGCGCGGTGGTGGTACGCGACGGCGGGTCCTGGCGGATGCTGCGCGGCGACGAGGTGGGCGCGCTGCTCGCCGACCACCTGATGCGACGCGGAGTGACCGGCCTCTACGCCACCACCATCGTCTCCTCCTCGCTGCTGCGGGCCATGGCCACGGCACGAGGCATGCCCTACGACGAGACGCTCACCGGGTTCAAGTGGATCGTCCGGGCCGGCGGTGGTCACGAGCCGCTCGTCTACGGCTACGAGGAGGCGCTCGGTTACTGCGTGGCGCCGGAGCACGTGCGGGACAAGGACGGCATCACCGCCGCGCTCACCGTCGCCGAGCTGGCCGCCGGGCTCAAGGCCCAGGGTCGTACGCTCACCGACCGCCTCGACGAGTTGGCCGCCGAGTTCGGCGTGCACCACACCGACCAGCTCTCGGTGCGGGTGGACGATCTGCGGGTGATCGCGGAGGCGATGGCGCGGATCCGGGCGGCCACGCCGACCGCACTGCTCGGGCACCCGGTCACCGAGGCGTCCGATCGGCTCCCCGACGCGGACGTGGTGACCCTGCGCACCGAGGCCGCCCGGGTGGTCATCCGGCCCTCCGGCACCGAGCCGAAACTCAAGGCGTATCTGGAGGTGGTGGAGCCGGTGACCGGCGGCGACGTCCCCGCGGCCCGGCAGCGTGCCCGGGTCGCCGTCGCCGAGCTGCGCACCGAGATCGCCACCGCCCTCGCCCTCTGA
- the deoC gene encoding deoxyribose-phosphate aldolase, giving the protein MTATATSARSDLSELGRSETALRTFLHGLPGVDQVGAEQRAAQLGTRSIKTTAKAEAIDLAIRMVDLTTLEGADTPGKVRALAAKALRPDPADPSCPHVGAVCVYPAMVPYVAEVLRGSDVHLASVATSFPSGQAPLEIKLADVRAAVEAGADEIDMVISRGAFLAGRYAEVYDEIVATKEACGDAHLKVILETGELATYDNVRRASWLAMLAGGDFVKTSTGKVPVAATLPVTLVMLEAVRDFRAATGRQVGVKPAGGIKNTKDAIKYLVMVNETVGADWLDPDWFRFGASSLLNDLLMQRTKLTTGVYAGPDYFTLD; this is encoded by the coding sequence ATGACGGCGACAGCGACGTCGGCCCGGTCGGACCTCTCCGAGCTGGGACGATCCGAGACCGCTCTGCGGACCTTCCTGCACGGCCTACCGGGCGTGGACCAGGTCGGCGCGGAGCAGCGGGCGGCCCAACTCGGCACCCGCTCCATCAAGACCACGGCCAAAGCCGAGGCGATCGACCTGGCGATCCGGATGGTCGACCTGACCACCCTCGAAGGGGCCGACACCCCGGGCAAGGTGCGGGCGCTCGCCGCCAAGGCCCTGCGCCCCGACCCGGCCGACCCGAGCTGCCCGCACGTCGGCGCGGTCTGCGTCTACCCGGCGATGGTCCCGTACGTGGCCGAGGTGCTGCGCGGCAGCGACGTGCACCTGGCCAGCGTGGCGACGTCGTTCCCGTCCGGGCAGGCCCCGCTGGAGATCAAGCTCGCCGACGTCCGGGCGGCCGTCGAGGCCGGCGCGGACGAGATCGACATGGTGATCAGCCGGGGCGCGTTCCTGGCCGGGCGCTACGCCGAGGTGTACGACGAGATCGTGGCCACCAAGGAGGCGTGCGGGGACGCCCACCTCAAGGTCATCCTGGAGACCGGCGAGCTGGCCACCTACGACAACGTACGGCGTGCCTCGTGGCTGGCCATGCTGGCCGGCGGCGACTTCGTCAAGACCTCCACCGGCAAGGTCCCGGTCGCGGCCACGCTGCCGGTGACGCTGGTGATGCTGGAGGCGGTACGCGACTTCCGCGCCGCCACCGGGCGGCAGGTCGGCGTGAAGCCGGCCGGCGGCATCAAGAACACCAAGGACGCGATCAAGTACCTGGTCATGGTCAACGAGACCGTCGGCGCCGACTGGCTCGACCCGGACTGGTTCCGGTTCGGCGCGTCGAGCCTCCTCAACGACCTGCTGATGCAGCGCACCAAGCTGACGACCGGCGTCTACGCCGGCCCCGACTACTTCACCCTGGACTGA
- a CDS encoding methylmalonyl-CoA mutase family protein produces MSDARSSESGFPIRGVYTAADLPADLESRLGEPGDYPYTRGVYPTMYTSRPWTMRQYAGFGTATESNARYHQLLRAGTMGLSVAFDLPTQMGYDSDDPIAHGEVGKVGVAIDSIEDMRTLFGDIPLDKVSTSMTINAPGSVLLLLYQLVAEETGVPGEALNGTIQNDILKEYIARGTYIFPPKPSLRLVADTFAYCRAEVPKWNTISISGYHMAEAGASPAQEIAFTLANGVEYVRAALAAGLAVDAFAPRLSFFFVARTTLLEEVAKFRAARRIWARLMRDEFGAKNPKSMMLRFHTQTAGVQLTAQQPEVNLVRVAVQGLGAVLGGTQSLHTNSFDEAIALPTEKAARLALRTQQVLAYETDLTATVDPFAGSYVVEAMTDELEAAITGLMDRVFDHGSAVDAIEAGFQKREIEQSAYRIAQEIDAGERVVVGLNRFRIEEEEPYEPLRVDPTIEAAQAERLARLRADRDAGAVERALAELRAAAEGDANVLYPMKEALRSRATVGEVCGTLREVWGIHRPTDRF; encoded by the coding sequence ATGAGCGATGCGCGGTCAAGCGAGTCGGGTTTTCCGATCAGGGGCGTCTACACGGCGGCCGACCTTCCGGCGGATCTGGAGTCCCGGCTGGGCGAGCCGGGCGACTATCCGTACACCCGCGGGGTCTATCCGACGATGTACACGTCCCGCCCGTGGACCATGCGGCAGTACGCCGGCTTCGGCACCGCCACCGAGAGCAACGCGCGCTACCACCAGCTGCTCCGCGCCGGCACCATGGGCCTGTCCGTCGCCTTCGACCTGCCCACCCAGATGGGGTACGACTCGGACGACCCGATCGCGCACGGCGAGGTGGGCAAGGTCGGCGTCGCGATCGACTCCATCGAGGACATGCGCACGTTGTTCGGCGACATTCCGCTGGACAAGGTCTCCACCTCGATGACCATCAACGCGCCGGGCTCGGTGCTGCTGCTGCTCTACCAACTGGTGGCGGAGGAGACCGGGGTGCCCGGGGAGGCGCTCAACGGGACCATCCAGAACGACATCCTCAAGGAGTACATCGCCCGGGGGACGTACATCTTCCCGCCGAAGCCCTCGCTGCGGCTGGTCGCCGACACCTTCGCCTACTGCCGGGCCGAGGTGCCGAAGTGGAACACCATCTCGATCTCCGGCTACCACATGGCGGAGGCCGGCGCCTCGCCCGCGCAGGAGATCGCGTTCACCCTGGCCAACGGCGTGGAGTACGTCCGCGCGGCGCTCGCGGCCGGGCTGGCCGTGGACGCCTTCGCGCCCCGGCTGTCGTTCTTCTTCGTGGCCCGCACCACGCTGCTGGAGGAGGTCGCCAAGTTCCGCGCCGCCCGCCGCATCTGGGCCCGCCTGATGCGTGACGAGTTCGGCGCGAAGAACCCGAAGTCGATGATGCTGCGGTTCCACACCCAGACCGCGGGCGTGCAGCTCACCGCGCAGCAGCCGGAGGTCAACCTGGTCCGGGTGGCGGTGCAGGGCCTGGGCGCGGTGCTCGGCGGCACCCAGTCGTTGCACACCAACAGCTTCGACGAGGCGATCGCGCTGCCCACCGAGAAGGCGGCCCGGCTGGCGTTGCGCACCCAGCAGGTGCTGGCGTACGAGACGGATCTCACCGCCACCGTCGACCCGTTCGCCGGGTCGTACGTGGTGGAGGCGATGACCGACGAGTTGGAGGCGGCGATCACCGGGCTGATGGACCGGGTCTTCGACCACGGCTCGGCGGTGGACGCGATCGAGGCCGGTTTCCAGAAGCGGGAGATCGAGCAGTCCGCGTACCGGATCGCCCAGGAGATCGACGCGGGTGAGCGGGTGGTGGTGGGGCTCAACCGGTTCCGGATCGAGGAGGAGGAGCCGTACGAGCCGTTGCGGGTGGACCCGACGATCGAGGCGGCTCAGGCGGAGCGGTTGGCGAGGCTGCGCGCCGATCGCGACGCGGGCGCGGTCGAGCGGGCGCTGGCCGAGCTGCGCGCCGCCGCGGAGGGGGACGCCAACGTGCTCTATCCGATGAAGGAGGCGTTGCGGTCCCGAGCCACCGTCGGTGAGGTGTGTGGCACCCTGCGCGAGGTGTGGGGCATTCATCGCCCGACCGACCGTTTCTGA
- a CDS encoding GPP34 family phosphoprotein yields the protein MNGVALAEELLLLAYDDETGKAAMPRISLDLGMAAAVLVELALAGRVAYADGNLTAVDPAPTGEPIADAVLAKIAADTPHTPSSWVQRLRHGLRDRILGDLCERGVVRDVDETELGFIHVHRYPVTDASVEADIRRRLAEALTSGQLPDERTAALATLVAVLRMEPALGLTGPAAEDAGKRLAEIATGAGFSGTVSVDDSVVRPSVSLVIAALAQAVDAALGKRPSM from the coding sequence ATGAATGGTGTTGCGCTCGCCGAGGAACTGCTGCTCCTCGCGTATGACGACGAAACCGGCAAGGCGGCCATGCCGCGGATCAGCCTGGACCTGGGGATGGCCGCCGCGGTACTGGTCGAGCTGGCCCTGGCCGGCCGCGTCGCGTACGCCGACGGAAACCTGACGGCGGTCGATCCGGCACCGACCGGCGAGCCGATCGCGGACGCGGTGCTCGCCAAGATCGCCGCGGACACCCCGCACACGCCGTCGTCGTGGGTGCAGCGGCTGCGGCACGGCCTGCGCGACCGGATCCTCGGCGACCTCTGCGAACGCGGCGTGGTCCGCGACGTGGACGAGACCGAGCTGGGCTTCATCCACGTGCACCGCTACCCGGTGACGGACGCCTCGGTCGAGGCGGACATCCGGCGGCGACTGGCCGAGGCGCTCACCAGCGGGCAGCTCCCGGACGAGCGGACCGCCGCCCTCGCCACGCTTGTCGCGGTGCTGCGGATGGAGCCGGCGCTCGGGCTCACCGGCCCCGCCGCGGAAGACGCCGGCAAGCGCCTGGCGGAGATCGCCACGGGCGCCGGCTTCTCCGGCACGGTGAGCGTGGACGACAGCGTGGTACGCCCCTCGGTGAGCCTGGTCATCGCCGCCCTGGCCCAGGCGGTGGACGCCGCCCTCGGCAAGCGGCCCAGCATGTAA
- a CDS encoding aldehyde dehydrogenase family protein, which produces MFEYAPAPESRAIVDLRPSYGLFIDGEFVDGEDLHKSISPATEEVLAEVTWASEAEVDRAVRAARTAYEKVWGPMPGRDRAKYLFRIARIVQERSRELAVLESLDNGKPIRESRDVDLPLVAAHFFYYAGWADKLEHAGFGADPKPLGVAAQVIPWNFPLLMLAWKIAPALAAGNTVVLKPAETTPLTALLFAEICQQADLPAGVVNIVTGAGDTGRALVEHPGVNKVAFTGSTEVGKAIARAVAGTRKKLTLELGGKAANIVFDDAPVDQAVEGIVNGIFFNQGHVCCAGSRLLVQESVADQVLEALRSRMARLRVGDPLDKNTDIGAINSAEQLARIRELSDAGAAEGAQRWSPPCELPDRGFWFAPTIFTGVTQAHRIAREEIFGPVLSVLTFRTPAEAVEKANNTPYGLSAGIWTDKGSRILWVADRLRAGVVWANTFNKFDPTSPFGGYKESGYGREGGRHGLEAYLNV; this is translated from the coding sequence ATGTTCGAATACGCCCCTGCACCCGAGTCGCGCGCAATCGTCGACCTCAGGCCGTCCTACGGCCTGTTCATCGACGGCGAGTTCGTCGACGGCGAGGATCTCCACAAGTCGATCAGCCCGGCCACCGAGGAGGTGCTCGCCGAGGTCACCTGGGCCAGCGAGGCGGAGGTCGACCGCGCGGTCCGGGCGGCCCGGACGGCGTACGAGAAGGTCTGGGGTCCGATGCCGGGCCGGGACCGGGCGAAGTACCTGTTCCGGATCGCCCGGATCGTTCAGGAGCGCTCGCGCGAGCTGGCGGTGCTGGAGTCGCTCGACAACGGCAAGCCGATCCGGGAGTCCCGCGACGTCGACCTGCCGCTGGTGGCCGCGCACTTCTTCTACTACGCCGGCTGGGCCGACAAGCTGGAGCACGCCGGGTTCGGGGCGGACCCGAAGCCGCTCGGCGTCGCCGCGCAGGTCATTCCGTGGAACTTCCCGCTGCTCATGCTGGCCTGGAAGATCGCCCCGGCGCTCGCCGCCGGCAACACCGTGGTGCTGAAGCCGGCCGAGACCACCCCGCTCACCGCGCTGCTCTTCGCCGAGATCTGCCAGCAGGCCGACCTGCCGGCCGGCGTGGTCAACATCGTCACCGGCGCCGGCGACACCGGCCGGGCGCTCGTCGAGCATCCGGGCGTGAACAAGGTCGCGTTCACCGGCTCCACCGAGGTCGGCAAGGCCATCGCGCGTGCCGTCGCCGGCACCCGCAAGAAGCTCACCCTGGAGCTGGGCGGCAAGGCCGCCAACATCGTCTTCGACGACGCCCCGGTCGACCAGGCGGTCGAGGGGATCGTCAACGGCATCTTCTTCAACCAGGGCCACGTCTGCTGCGCCGGCTCCCGCCTGCTGGTCCAGGAGTCGGTCGCGGACCAGGTGCTGGAAGCGCTCAGGTCCCGGATGGCCCGGCTGCGGGTCGGTGATCCGCTGGACAAGAACACCGACATCGGCGCGATCAACTCGGCCGAGCAGCTCGCCCGGATCCGCGAGCTGTCCGACGCCGGCGCCGCCGAAGGCGCGCAGCGCTGGTCGCCGCCGTGCGAGCTGCCCGACCGCGGCTTCTGGTTCGCGCCGACCATCTTCACCGGCGTCACCCAGGCGCACCGGATCGCCCGCGAGGAGATCTTCGGCCCGGTGCTGTCCGTGCTCACCTTCCGCACCCCGGCGGAGGCCGTTGAGAAGGCCAACAACACGCCGTACGGCCTGTCGGCCGGGATCTGGACCGACAAGGGTTCCCGGATCCTGTGGGTGGCCGACCGGCTGCGCGCCGGCGTGGTCTGGGCCAACACGTTCAACAAGTTCGACCCGACGTCGCCGTTCGGCGGCTACAAGGAGTCGGGCTACGGTCGCGAGGGCGGCCGGCACGGGCTGGAGGCGTACCTCAATGTCTGA
- a CDS encoding aldehyde dehydrogenase family protein, protein MSERVAVRKTYKLFIGGKFPRSESGRSYLVQSANVSLASRKDARDAVVAARAAVKGWAGATAYNRGQILYRVAEMLEGRREQFVALGVPADEVDAAIDRWVWYAGWSDKLPQVYGGANPVAGPYFNLSAPEPTGVVAVVAPEAPALLGLVSVVAPAIVTGNTVVVAASPAAPLAAVTLAEVLATSDLPGGVVNILTGRLSETVPTLAAHMDVNAIDLTGAADAELAAELEVKAAENLKRVLRPAPADHDWYADPGVTRMTTLLETKTVWHPKGV, encoded by the coding sequence ATGTCTGAGCGGGTCGCGGTACGCAAGACGTACAAGCTCTTCATCGGCGGGAAGTTCCCGCGCAGCGAGTCGGGACGGTCGTATCTGGTGCAATCCGCGAACGTGTCGTTGGCCTCCCGCAAGGACGCGCGGGACGCGGTGGTCGCCGCCCGGGCCGCGGTGAAGGGCTGGGCCGGGGCGACCGCGTACAACCGGGGTCAGATCCTCTACCGGGTGGCCGAGATGCTTGAGGGCCGGCGCGAGCAGTTCGTGGCGCTCGGCGTACCCGCCGACGAGGTCGACGCCGCGATCGACCGCTGGGTCTGGTACGCCGGATGGTCCGACAAGCTGCCGCAGGTCTACGGCGGGGCGAACCCGGTGGCCGGCCCGTACTTCAACCTGTCCGCGCCGGAGCCGACAGGCGTGGTGGCGGTGGTGGCCCCGGAGGCGCCGGCGCTGCTCGGCCTGGTGAGCGTGGTCGCCCCGGCGATCGTCACCGGCAACACCGTGGTGGTGGCCGCCTCCCCGGCGGCCCCGCTGGCGGCGGTGACCCTGGCCGAGGTGCTGGCCACCTCCGATCTGCCCGGCGGCGTGGTCAACATCCTCACCGGGCGGCTGTCCGAGACGGTGCCGACGCTCGCCGCGCACATGGATGTGAACGCGATCGACCTGACCGGTGCCGCCGACGCCGAGCTGGCGGCGGAGCTGGAGGTCAAGGCCGCGGAGAACCTCAAGCGGGTGCTCCGGCCGGCTCCGGCCGACCACGACTGGTACGCCGACCCGGGCGTCACCCGGATGACCACGCTCCTGGAGACGAAGACCGTCTGGCACCCCAAGGGCGTCTGA
- the upp gene encoding uracil phosphoribosyltransferase, translating into MDVHVIDHPLAQTRLTAMRDARTDSASFRAALRELTTMLVYEAARSFPVENYSIQTPVTATEGTRLANPPLLVPVLRAGLGMADAALGLVPESSMGFVGLARDEETYEPRAYMESLPRDLTGRPVLVLDPMLATGGSLEHCCRLLADRGCTDITVLCVLAAPVGIARLERSGLPLRLVTASIDEGLNDRMFIVPGLGDAGDRQFGGMPRF; encoded by the coding sequence GTGGACGTACACGTCATTGACCATCCGCTCGCCCAGACGCGGCTGACCGCCATGCGGGACGCCCGGACCGACTCCGCGTCGTTCCGGGCCGCACTGCGCGAACTCACCACCATGCTGGTGTACGAGGCCGCGCGCTCCTTCCCGGTCGAGAACTACTCGATCCAGACCCCGGTCACCGCCACCGAGGGCACCCGGCTGGCCAACCCGCCGCTGCTGGTGCCGGTGCTGCGGGCCGGGCTCGGCATGGCCGACGCCGCGCTCGGCCTGGTGCCCGAGTCGTCGATGGGCTTCGTGGGCCTGGCCCGCGACGAGGAGACGTACGAGCCGCGGGCGTACATGGAGTCGCTGCCCCGGGACCTGACCGGCCGGCCGGTGCTGGTGCTCGACCCGATGCTCGCCACCGGCGGCTCGCTGGAGCACTGCTGCCGGCTCCTCGCCGACCGCGGCTGCACCGACATCACCGTGCTCTGCGTGCTGGCCGCCCCGGTCGGCATCGCCCGGCTGGAGCGCAGCGGACTGCCGCTGCGACTGGTCACCGCGTCCATCGACGAGGGCCTGAACGACCGGATGTTCATCGTCCCCGGCCTGGGCGACGCCGGTGACCGCCAGTTCGGCGGCATGCCCCGCTTCTGA
- a CDS encoding serine/threonine-protein kinase, protein MTQIPTWSGGPASPPTGRAAPGTTIGGRYSLRSPVGNGGMGTVWRATDTLLRRDVAVKEVVLPPGLAPSDRDALYERTLREARAAAAIQHPAVVQVYDVVTEGGRPWIVMELLDARSLADMVIEDGPVAPRAVAKIGIALLGALEVAHALSVLHRDVKPANVLICSDGRCVLTDFGVARMPTDVQLTTPGMVLGSPHFISPERAMGQEFGPPSDLFSLGVTLYTAVEGRPPFDKGDPIETMHAVVEDPPATPQRSGPLTGVLMGLLEKDPARRLDVPRARAMLRELLAGPLTSTATAVNSVTDPYAVVPVPRPTTPPAIAAEPKPSGQIGGRAMIEPGESLTDRLAALRRGERPAAKPATGAAALDETSADALAGPLHTPTGAMSGPDATEATQRISPDSTVRFNQGGGADATQHVPTTKPATYGGGNQWSVPGTGQPWTTPATAPADGASGGAKGLLDRVKALPRKVQLAAAGGLAVVLLVSVIALTSGGDDAPPPIVGALPSNSTPAAPEMQEQTTKGITVQVPKGWDRKTGGVFVDFVDPQDSGRKVRVLAENWGGTSVSWAEFASRNLRDKSKACDKPYEQLAMTETTLAGKPAAEFEYTCGDGDTKRHGVWRGVVQDDKVYSFYLTSGEANFAESKPIFDAMVNSFQLTAAN, encoded by the coding sequence GTGACTCAGATTCCGACGTGGAGCGGTGGACCGGCCAGTCCCCCCACTGGACGCGCGGCGCCCGGCACCACCATCGGTGGGCGCTACTCGTTGCGCTCGCCGGTGGGCAACGGCGGCATGGGCACGGTCTGGCGGGCCACAGACACCCTGCTGCGCCGTGACGTGGCGGTCAAGGAAGTCGTCCTCCCGCCCGGGCTCGCCCCCAGCGACCGCGACGCGCTCTACGAACGGACGCTCCGCGAGGCCCGCGCCGCCGCCGCGATCCAGCACCCGGCCGTCGTGCAGGTCTACGACGTGGTCACCGAGGGCGGCCGGCCGTGGATCGTGATGGAGCTGCTGGACGCCCGCAGCCTCGCCGACATGGTGATCGAGGACGGGCCGGTCGCGCCCCGCGCGGTCGCCAAGATCGGCATCGCCCTGCTCGGCGCGCTGGAGGTGGCCCACGCGCTCAGCGTGCTGCACCGCGACGTCAAGCCGGCCAACGTGCTGATCTGCTCCGACGGCCGCTGCGTGCTCACCGACTTCGGCGTGGCCCGGATGCCCACCGACGTGCAGCTCACCACGCCCGGGATGGTGCTCGGCTCGCCGCACTTCATCTCCCCCGAGCGGGCCATGGGCCAGGAGTTCGGCCCGCCCAGCGACCTGTTCTCGCTCGGCGTGACGCTCTACACCGCGGTCGAGGGCCGGCCCCCGTTCGACAAGGGCGACCCGATCGAGACCATGCACGCCGTGGTCGAGGACCCGCCCGCCACGCCGCAGCGCAGCGGCCCGCTGACCGGCGTGCTGATGGGCCTGCTGGAGAAGGACCCGGCCCGCCGGCTGGACGTGCCGCGCGCCCGGGCCATGCTGCGTGAGCTGCTAGCCGGTCCGCTGACCAGCACCGCCACCGCCGTCAACTCGGTCACCGACCCGTACGCGGTGGTGCCGGTGCCGCGCCCCACCACGCCGCCGGCGATCGCCGCGGAGCCGAAGCCGAGCGGCCAGATCGGCGGCCGGGCGATGATCGAACCGGGCGAGTCGCTCACCGACCGGCTCGCCGCCCTGCGCCGCGGCGAGCGTCCCGCCGCGAAGCCGGCCACCGGCGCCGCGGCGCTCGACGAGACGAGCGCCGACGCGCTCGCCGGGCCGCTGCACACGCCCACCGGCGCGATGTCCGGGCCGGACGCGACCGAAGCGACCCAGCGCATCTCGCCGGACTCCACCGTCCGGTTCAACCAGGGCGGCGGCGCGGACGCCACGCAGCACGTCCCCACCACCAAACCGGCCACCTACGGTGGCGGCAACCAGTGGTCGGTGCCGGGCACCGGCCAGCCGTGGACCACCCCCGCCACCGCGCCCGCCGACGGCGCGTCCGGCGGGGCGAAGGGCCTCCTCGACCGGGTGAAGGCGTTGCCCCGCAAGGTGCAACTCGCCGCCGCCGGCGGCCTGGCCGTGGTGCTGCTGGTGAGCGTGATCGCACTGACCAGCGGCGGCGACGACGCTCCCCCGCCGATCGTCGGCGCGCTGCCGTCGAACTCGACCCCCGCCGCGCCGGAGATGCAGGAGCAGACCACCAAGGGCATCACGGTCCAGGTGCCGAAGGGATGGGACCGCAAGACCGGCGGCGTCTTCGTCGACTTCGTCGACCCGCAGGACAGCGGCCGGAAGGTGCGCGTGCTCGCCGAGAACTGGGGCGGCACATCGGTCAGCTGGGCCGAGTTCGCCTCGCGCAACCTGCGCGACAAGAGCAAGGCGTGCGACAAGCCCTACGAGCAGCTCGCGATGACGGAGACGACGCTTGCCGGAAAGCCGGCGGCGGAGTTCGAATACACCTGCGGCGACGGTGACACCAAGCGACACGGGGTGTGGCGCGGCGTGGTGCAGGACGACAAGGTCTACTCGTTCTACCTCACCTCGGGCGAGGCGAACTTCGCCGAGAGCAAGCCGATCTTCGACGCGATGGTCAATTCGTTCCAGCTCACGGCGGCCAACTGA
- a CDS encoding BlaI/MecI/CopY family transcriptional regulator — MTRLGDLERAVMDVLWDSASATPDGVTVREVADALDGRELAYTTVMTVLDRLAGKGMVQREREGRAWRYRPAATREAHIAQLMLDALDLGGSRDAALVRFARSVTGTEADVLRAALAAEAAEAGPHTGARSRAAGPEAAEAGPHTGARSRAAGPAGAEAGLTGRVEDARPAGPALDEATDR; from the coding sequence GTGACTCGGCTGGGGGACCTTGAGCGTGCGGTGATGGACGTGCTGTGGGATTCGGCGTCCGCCACGCCGGACGGCGTGACCGTGCGCGAGGTCGCCGACGCCCTGGACGGGCGTGAGCTGGCGTACACGACCGTGATGACCGTGCTCGACCGGCTCGCCGGCAAGGGCATGGTGCAGCGCGAGCGGGAGGGGCGGGCCTGGCGTTACCGGCCCGCCGCCACCCGGGAGGCGCACATCGCCCAGCTCATGCTCGACGCCCTCGACCTGGGTGGCAGCCGGGACGCCGCGCTCGTCCGCTTCGCCCGCTCGGTGACCGGCACGGAGGCGGACGTGCTCCGCGCCGCGCTCGCCGCCGAGGCGGCCGAGGCAGGCCCGCACACCGGCGCCCGATCCCGCGCCGCAGGGCCGGAGGCGGCCGAAGCAGGCCCCCATACCGGCGCCCGATCCCGCGCCGCAGGGCCGGCCGGCGCCGAGGCCGGGCTGACCGGACGGGTCGAGGATGCGCGGCCCGCCGGGCCGGCGCTCGACGAGGCGACGGACCGGTAG